From Paracoccus aminovorans, one genomic window encodes:
- a CDS encoding phage tail tube protein, with amino-acid sequence MARAHGARAQMALAFESVYGTAPASGYRTVPFASTTLGSEQPLIASELLGQGRDPLAPIKDAVTADGDVVVPIDVENFGLWLKAAFGQPTTTGTTPKTHTFQSGNWTLPSMAIETAMPEVPRYAMYTGCVCDQLSWQMARSGLLTATARLVAQGESVAAATAAGTPTSLALQRFGHFNGAITRNGSPLGNVISAEVTYSNGLDRIETIRSDGRIEGADPGMAALTGRVEVRFADTTLITQAIDGTPCELVFAWSLGANASFTFTAHAVYLPRPRIEIPGPQGIQATFDWQAARATSPARMCTAVLVNTVATY; translated from the coding sequence ATGGCACGAGCCCATGGGGCGCGGGCGCAGATGGCGCTTGCGTTCGAATCTGTCTATGGCACCGCGCCCGCTTCGGGCTACCGCACGGTGCCCTTCGCCAGCACCACGCTTGGGTCCGAACAGCCGCTGATCGCCTCGGAACTGCTGGGCCAGGGGCGCGATCCGCTGGCCCCGATCAAGGATGCGGTCACCGCCGATGGGGATGTGGTGGTGCCGATCGACGTCGAGAACTTCGGCCTCTGGCTTAAGGCGGCCTTCGGACAGCCGACGACCACCGGCACGACGCCCAAGACCCACACCTTCCAGTCTGGCAACTGGACGCTGCCGTCGATGGCCATCGAGACAGCGATGCCCGAAGTGCCGCGTTACGCGATGTACACCGGCTGTGTCTGCGATCAGCTGTCCTGGCAGATGGCGCGGTCGGGGCTGTTGACCGCCACGGCCCGGCTGGTGGCGCAAGGTGAAAGCGTCGCGGCGGCCACGGCCGCAGGCACGCCCACCTCGCTGGCGCTGCAGCGGTTCGGGCATTTCAACGGGGCGATCACCCGCAATGGATCGCCGCTCGGCAATGTCATCTCGGCCGAGGTGACCTATTCCAATGGCCTCGACCGCATCGAGACCATCCGCTCGGACGGGCGCATCGAGGGGGCCGACCCCGGCATGGCCGCGCTGACGGGCCGGGTGGAAGTGCGCTTTGCCGACACCACGCTGATCACGCAGGCCATCGACGGCACGCCGTGCGAGTTGGTCTTCGCCTGGAGCCTCGGGGCCAACGCCAGCTTCACCTTCACGGCGCATGCCGTCTACCTGCCGCGGCCGCGCATCGAGATCCCGGGCCCGCAGGGCATCCAGGCAACCTTCGACTGGCAGGCGGCCCGCGCCACCAGTCCCGCCCGGATGTGCACCGCCGTCCTCGTCAACACCGTCGCAACCTATTGA
- a CDS encoding DUF6441 family protein: MKLKLDIDPDIVAMMAAEVSAGERAVSAAIREAGTGLKAAWRLQITGAGLGARLARTIRSEQFPKVTPSLNAAAVVWSNAPVIVGAHDTGPLIRSKNGFWLAIPTPAAGKSLRGGRNTPGEWERRTGLRLRFIYRRRGPSLLVAEGRLNTKGRAVASRSRTGRGLVTAPIFLLVPQVKLPKRLDLARDAARAHHAVPGLIVANWVEGTSCDEVNPLRDAGLQ, encoded by the coding sequence ATGAAGCTGAAGCTCGACATCGATCCCGACATCGTCGCGATGATGGCGGCTGAGGTTTCGGCGGGCGAGCGCGCCGTGTCGGCCGCGATCCGCGAGGCCGGGACCGGGCTGAAGGCCGCCTGGCGGCTGCAGATCACTGGTGCGGGGCTTGGGGCCCGGCTCGCCCGCACCATCCGGTCGGAGCAGTTCCCCAAGGTCACGCCCAGCCTCAACGCGGCAGCCGTGGTCTGGTCCAACGCCCCGGTCATCGTCGGCGCGCACGACACCGGCCCGCTGATCCGCTCGAAAAATGGCTTTTGGCTGGCGATCCCCACGCCCGCCGCAGGCAAGTCCTTGCGTGGCGGTCGGAACACGCCCGGCGAATGGGAACGGCGCACTGGCCTGCGCCTGCGCTTCATCTATCGCCGCAGGGGGCCGAGCCTGCTGGTGGCCGAGGGGCGGCTGAACACCAAGGGCCGCGCCGTCGCGTCACGGTCAAGGACCGGCCGGGGCCTCGTGACAGCACCGATCTTCCTGCTGGTGCCGCAGGTCAAGCTGCCGAAGCGGCTGGATCTGGCGCGGGACGCGGCGCGGGCGCATCATGCGGTGCCGGGGTTGATCGTCGCGAACTGGGTGGAGGGAACGTCTTGTGACGAAGTAAACCCGCTCAGGGACGCAGGACTACAATAG
- a CDS encoding head-tail joining protein, which yields MSAFAAAVGVLFADPNVGRDAVYIADGGAPVLVRVVARRADASTSFGDARLWSETTRVDLRVAEVPAPRPGDRIEIDGDAFLIQGEPVRDRERLVWTIDLRPA from the coding sequence ATGAGCGCCTTCGCCGCTGCCGTCGGCGTACTCTTCGCCGATCCGAACGTCGGCCGGGATGCGGTCTACATCGCCGATGGCGGCGCGCCGGTCCTGGTGCGCGTCGTGGCGCGGCGCGCCGATGCGTCGACCTCCTTCGGCGACGCGCGGCTCTGGTCGGAGACTACGCGCGTCGATCTGCGCGTGGCCGAGGTGCCAGCGCCGCGGCCCGGCGACCGCATCGAGATCGACGGCGACGCCTTCCTCATCCAAGGCGAGCCCGTCCGTGATCGTGAACGGCTGGTCTGGACCATCGACCTGCGCCCGGCATGA
- a CDS encoding DUF2460 domain-containing protein, with protein MAFHEVRFPDNISRGARGGPERRTQIVELASGAEERNASWANSRRRYDVAYGIRRADDLAAVVAFFEARNGRLHGFRFKDWADFKSCLPSQTPGPTNQPIGTGNGSATLFQLTKRYTSGAQSWTRSITKPVAGTVTLALNGTPQASGWSVSTATGLVTFTTAPAAGVAITAGFEFDVPVRFDTDALDVTLDLERLGSITTIPLIELRL; from the coding sequence ATGGCCTTCCACGAGGTCCGGTTTCCGGACAACATCAGCCGCGGCGCACGCGGTGGCCCCGAGCGGCGCACCCAGATCGTCGAGCTCGCCTCGGGCGCCGAGGAACGCAACGCCAGCTGGGCCAACAGCCGCCGCCGCTATGACGTCGCCTATGGCATTCGCCGCGCTGATGATCTGGCGGCGGTCGTCGCCTTCTTCGAGGCCCGCAACGGCCGCCTGCACGGCTTCCGCTTCAAGGACTGGGCCGATTTCAAGTCCTGCCTGCCGTCGCAGACGCCGGGGCCGACCAACCAGCCGATTGGCACCGGCAACGGATCGGCCACCCTGTTTCAACTGACCAAGCGCTACACTTCCGGCGCGCAGTCCTGGACGCGCTCGATCACCAAGCCGGTGGCCGGGACCGTCACCCTAGCCCTGAACGGCACGCCGCAGGCCTCCGGCTGGTCGGTTTCCACTGCGACGGGCCTCGTCACCTTCACCACCGCCCCGGCCGCAGGCGTCGCGATCACCGCAGGTTTCGAATTCGACGTCCCCGTCCGCTTCGACACTGACGCCCTCGACGTCACGCTCGATCTCGAACGTCTCGGATCGATCACCACGATCCCCCTCATCGAACTCCGCCTCTGA
- a CDS encoding DUF7697 family protein: MRVIPGAVIGWDMGAALALGAALGISPPAIAELLPAFEAVMVRRVNEQIAASRD, from the coding sequence ATGCGCGTCATCCCCGGCGCTGTGATCGGTTGGGACATGGGTGCGGCGCTGGCCCTGGGCGCGGCCCTCGGCATTTCCCCGCCTGCCATCGCCGAACTGCTGCCCGCCTTCGAGGCGGTGATGGTCCGCCGCGTCAACGAACAGATCGCGGCCAGCCGCGACTGA
- a CDS encoding NlpC/P60 family protein, translated as MKAADPTRVIAAARSWLGTPYHDQASLRGVGCDCLGLARGVWRDVVGPEPFPIPPYSRDWGETGPREVLADGARAMMPEIAPADAPPGALVLFRMMPRAIAKHVGILTGPGTFLHAYERLGVIEEPLTPTWRRRIAFAFLFPAR; from the coding sequence GTGAAGGCCGCCGATCCGACCCGCGTCATCGCCGCTGCCCGATCCTGGCTTGGCACGCCCTATCACGACCAGGCGAGCTTGCGCGGGGTCGGCTGCGACTGCCTCGGCCTCGCGCGCGGTGTCTGGCGCGACGTGGTCGGGCCGGAGCCCTTCCCGATCCCGCCCTACAGCCGGGATTGGGGCGAGACCGGTCCGCGCGAGGTTCTGGCGGATGGAGCGCGGGCGATGATGCCGGAGATCGCACCGGCAGATGCCCCACCCGGCGCGCTGGTCCTGTTCCGCATGATGCCCCGCGCTATCGCCAAGCATGTCGGCATCCTGACCGGACCGGGCACCTTCCTTCACGCCTATGAGCGACTAGGCGTGATCGAGGAACCGCTGACGCCCACATGGCGACGCCGCATCGCCTTCGCCTTCCTCTTCCCCGCTCGCTGA
- a CDS encoding lysozyme has product MQTTDRGLLALIRHEGVVPGPYLDVRDVWTFGIGHTAAAGPPDPARMPRGMPADTQAGISEAFRLFRTDLATYEAEVLRAVKVPLEPHEFDALVSFHYNTGGIAKAALTRHLNAGNRAAAAAAFMGWLKPAAIRSRREAERDLFAKGIYPTGTVPVWAVDRNGRVDFSRPIRRLTEAEALALLRPSGTPMPPPTHPATAPSWWQRLASLFTGKETT; this is encoded by the coding sequence ATGCAGACCACCGACCGGGGGCTTCTGGCCCTGATCCGGCACGAAGGCGTCGTGCCCGGACCCTATCTCGACGTGAGGGACGTCTGGACCTTTGGCATCGGCCACACCGCTGCTGCCGGGCCGCCCGATCCGGCGCGCATGCCACGCGGGATGCCCGCCGACACGCAAGCCGGGATCAGCGAGGCGTTTCGGCTCTTTCGCACCGACCTCGCGACCTACGAGGCCGAAGTGCTGCGCGCGGTGAAGGTGCCGCTGGAACCGCACGAGTTCGATGCGCTGGTCTCCTTCCACTACAACACGGGTGGCATCGCCAAGGCTGCGCTGACACGTCACCTGAACGCAGGCAACCGCGCGGCGGCCGCAGCGGCCTTCATGGGCTGGCTCAAGCCCGCCGCCATTCGGTCCCGGCGCGAGGCGGAACGCGATCTCTTCGCGAAAGGTATCTACCCGACCGGCACCGTCCCGGTCTGGGCCGTCGACCGCAACGGCAGGGTGGATTTCTCGCGGCCGATCAGGCGGCTGACCGAGGCCGAGGCGCTGGCCTTGCTGCGCCCGAGCGGCACGCCAATGCCGCCTCCCACCCATCCCGCCACCGCGCCCAGCTGGTGGCAGCGCCTCGCCAGCCTCTTCACCGGAAAGGAAACGACATGA
- a CDS encoding DUF2163 domain-containing protein, with the protein MKSLPPALQAHLDEGTTTLAWCWRITRADGVTFGFTDHDRTLSFDGTEFEPESGLTASEVRSGSDLSVDAQDAQGVLSSDRITETDILDGRWDNAAVEVWRVNWSAPAQRVLLRRGAIGQIRRGRLAFVAEVRSLAHILGQTVGRTFQASCDAALGDARCGVNLEAPAFKGIGAVIDALRDRAFTASGLGSFAAGWFAFGLVEWSTGANAGRRVEVLSHDLVDGLAILTLLEAPVRPIMATDAFVVRAGCDKRIATCGTKFANVANFRGFPHIPGQDAVLRYASKDGGHEGAVL; encoded by the coding sequence GTGAAGTCGCTCCCGCCAGCACTGCAGGCCCATCTCGACGAAGGCACCACGACGCTCGCCTGGTGCTGGCGGATCACCCGGGCGGACGGCGTGACCTTCGGCTTCACCGATCACGACCGGACGCTGTCGTTCGACGGGACCGAGTTCGAACCGGAAAGCGGGCTGACGGCGTCCGAAGTCCGGTCGGGGTCGGATCTGTCCGTGGATGCGCAGGATGCCCAAGGGGTGCTGTCGTCGGACCGGATCACCGAGACCGACATCCTCGACGGCCGGTGGGACAATGCGGCAGTCGAGGTCTGGCGCGTGAACTGGTCGGCCCCGGCGCAGCGCGTGCTCCTGCGCCGCGGCGCCATCGGTCAGATCCGGCGCGGGCGGCTCGCCTTCGTCGCCGAGGTCAGGTCGCTGGCGCACATCCTTGGCCAGACCGTCGGACGAACGTTCCAGGCCAGCTGCGACGCCGCGCTGGGTGATGCACGCTGCGGCGTGAACCTTGAGGCCCCGGCCTTCAAGGGCATCGGCGCGGTGATCGATGCGCTGCGCGACCGAGCCTTTACAGCCTCCGGCCTCGGCAGTTTCGCGGCGGGGTGGTTCGCCTTCGGTCTCGTCGAATGGTCGACTGGGGCGAATGCCGGGCGACGGGTCGAGGTGCTGTCGCATGATCTCGTCGACGGTCTGGCGATCCTCACCCTGCTGGAAGCCCCGGTGCGGCCGATCATGGCGACGGATGCTTTTGTGGTCCGGGCGGGCTGCGACAAGCGGATCGCGACCTGCGGGACGAAGTTCGCCAATGTCGCCAACTTTCGCGGCTTCCCCCACATCCCAGGTCAAGACGCGGTCCTGCGCTACGCTAGCAAGGACGGCGGCCACGAGGGAGCTGTGCTGTGA
- a CDS encoding DUF2190 family protein, producing MKTYVQPGNTITLTAPYAVAAGDGLLVGSIFGVASGTAAIGESVEAALVGVYELKKLGSQAWAVGERIYWDNTARQTTKVTTSNTLIGVATEVVAGGAGDVVGRVRLNGAF from the coding sequence ATGAAAACCTACGTCCAGCCCGGCAACACCATCACCCTGACCGCGCCCTACGCCGTCGCCGCGGGCGATGGCCTGCTCGTCGGCTCCATCTTCGGCGTGGCCTCCGGCACCGCCGCCATTGGCGAAAGTGTCGAGGCCGCGCTTGTCGGCGTCTACGAGCTGAAGAAGCTCGGCTCGCAGGCGTGGGCCGTCGGCGAGCGCATCTATTGGGACAACACCGCCCGCCAGACCACCAAGGTCACCACCTCGAACACCCTGATCGGCGTGGCGACCGAAGTGGTGGCGGGCGGCGCGGGTGATGTAGTCGGCCGGGTGCGGCTGAACGGGGCGTTCTGA
- a CDS encoding phage tail tape measure C-terminal domain-containing protein yields the protein MAEKRVSVRLAAVGGRQVRAELEGVGEAGARGFGRLSREMELANTRLAAFARRAGLALGAAAAAATASLGLIVRSTAESAAQVRQFAQVANTTPEALQRWSAGARTVGIEQEKLADILKDVNDRVGDFLQTGGGPMADFFENVAPRVGVTADQFARLSGPEALQLYVDTLERAGLSQQEMTFYLEAMASDATRLIPLLRNGGAEMTRLGDQASDLGAVLDSDALEALRRTQLALGTVSLVFDGLRNRIAVAVAPTIEALANAFVALASDGGILRSAIDGLIGNLGRLASYAATFAAVMAGRWVAGLAAAALSVRGLATALVFLRGALIRTGIGALIVGAGELVYQFSQLVTRVGGVGEAFRLLGDLAREVWSRIGLSLDAALARMAAGWEGLKAAGLSALEGTIAGVVSFGDRTAAIFQGAYDAAVAIWGSLPGAIGDFAFQAANGLISGVEAMLNGVVTRINSFIETLNAALALLPEWATGEGGVRIGTLDPVELGRIGNPFEGAATAAGAAAADAFSAALARTYLEPPDLGLGAMAEDALARADGFREAAGMLADAAGRPLASWQALKDAVTGTGKEAEAALADAAASADALTAGLNDTATAADSAGGAAHDAGAAAAEGADTALIGWQAVTAALADYAAKARNIGGDIGSALVGAFQSAENAIGDFVKTGKLDFRDLVTSMIADLAKLAARRFILGPIANALSGALGGAGGIFANILHAGGMVGGPSPGRMVPALAFAGASRMHTGGWAGLRPDEVPAILQRGERVLSRREAASYGQAGAPTVNVTINARDAESFRQSRTQVASDIARAVSLGQRGM from the coding sequence ATGGCCGAGAAACGCGTCTCCGTCCGGCTCGCCGCCGTTGGCGGTCGCCAGGTGCGCGCCGAGCTGGAAGGTGTCGGTGAGGCCGGGGCCCGTGGCTTCGGCCGCCTGTCACGCGAGATGGAACTGGCGAACACCCGACTTGCGGCCTTCGCGCGTCGCGCGGGCCTCGCACTCGGGGCCGCCGCTGCCGCCGCCACGGCCTCGCTCGGGCTGATCGTCCGGTCGACGGCCGAGAGCGCCGCGCAAGTCCGACAGTTCGCGCAGGTCGCCAACACGACGCCCGAGGCCCTGCAGCGCTGGTCGGCCGGGGCGCGGACGGTGGGTATCGAGCAGGAGAAGCTGGCCGACATCCTGAAGGACGTGAACGACCGGGTCGGGGATTTCCTGCAGACCGGCGGCGGGCCGATGGCGGATTTCTTCGAGAATGTCGCGCCGCGCGTGGGCGTCACGGCTGACCAGTTCGCGAGGCTTTCCGGTCCCGAGGCGCTGCAACTCTACGTCGACACGCTGGAACGCGCGGGACTCAGCCAGCAGGAGATGACCTTCTATCTCGAGGCCATGGCCTCGGACGCCACGCGGCTGATCCCCCTCCTGCGCAATGGTGGGGCGGAGATGACGCGGCTTGGCGACCAAGCCTCCGACCTTGGGGCGGTTCTGGACAGCGATGCGCTGGAAGCCCTGCGCCGCACGCAGCTGGCGCTGGGCACCGTATCGCTGGTCTTCGACGGGTTGCGCAACCGCATCGCCGTCGCCGTGGCCCCGACCATCGAGGCGCTCGCCAATGCCTTCGTTGCGCTGGCCTCGGACGGCGGCATCCTGCGCTCGGCCATCGACGGGCTGATCGGCAATCTCGGGCGTCTCGCCTCTTATGCCGCGACTTTCGCCGCCGTCATGGCCGGGCGCTGGGTGGCGGGCTTGGCCGCCGCCGCCCTCTCCGTACGCGGGCTCGCAACGGCGCTCGTGTTCCTGCGCGGTGCCCTCATCCGCACCGGCATCGGGGCGTTGATCGTCGGCGCGGGCGAGCTGGTCTACCAGTTCTCGCAGCTTGTCACCCGTGTCGGCGGCGTGGGCGAGGCCTTCCGCCTGCTCGGCGATCTGGCCCGCGAGGTCTGGTCCCGTATCGGGCTGTCGCTGGACGCTGCCCTCGCGCGGATGGCGGCCGGGTGGGAGGGGCTGAAGGCGGCCGGTCTCTCGGCCCTCGAGGGCACCATCGCAGGCGTCGTCAGCTTCGGCGACCGGACGGCCGCGATCTTCCAAGGGGCCTATGATGCGGCCGTGGCGATCTGGGGCAGCCTGCCCGGTGCCATCGGCGATTTCGCCTTCCAGGCCGCAAACGGGCTGATCTCGGGCGTCGAGGCGATGCTGAACGGCGTCGTCACGCGCATCAACAGCTTCATCGAGACCCTGAATGCCGCGCTGGCCCTCCTGCCGGAATGGGCCACTGGCGAAGGTGGGGTGCGGATTGGAACGCTCGATCCGGTGGAACTCGGCCGCATCGGCAATCCGTTCGAGGGCGCCGCGACCGCAGCCGGTGCCGCGGCCGCGGATGCCTTCTCGGCTGCGCTGGCACGCACCTATCTGGAACCGCCCGATCTTGGCCTCGGCGCGATGGCCGAGGATGCCCTCGCTCGGGCCGATGGGTTCCGCGAAGCGGCAGGCATGCTCGCCGATGCTGCCGGTCGGCCGCTGGCCAGCTGGCAGGCGTTGAAGGATGCCGTGACCGGCACAGGGAAGGAAGCCGAGGCCGCACTCGCCGATGCGGCCGCGTCGGCCGATGCTCTCACGGCCGGGCTGAATGACACGGCCACCGCCGCCGATAGCGCGGGCGGTGCCGCGCACGACGCTGGGGCCGCTGCAGCCGAAGGCGCGGACACCGCCCTGATCGGCTGGCAGGCCGTCACCGCGGCGCTCGCCGACTACGCCGCGAAGGCTCGCAACATTGGCGGCGATATCGGCAGCGCGCTGGTCGGGGCGTTTCAGAGCGCCGAGAACGCCATCGGCGACTTCGTGAAGACCGGCAAACTCGACTTCCGAGATCTGGTCACATCGATGATCGCCGATCTCGCCAAGCTCGCCGCCCGGCGTTTCATCCTTGGCCCCATCGCCAACGCCCTTTCCGGCGCGCTGGGCGGGGCAGGCGGGATTTTCGCAAACATCCTGCATGCAGGCGGGATGGTCGGCGGCCCGAGCCCCGGCCGGATGGTCCCGGCCCTGGCATTCGCGGGCGCGTCTCGGATGCACACCGGCGGTTGGGCCGGACTGCGCCCCGATGAAGTGCCCGCGATCCTGCAACGCGGGGAGCGGGTTCTCTCCCGGCGCGAAGCAGCAAGCTACGGCCAGGCGGGCGCGCCCACCGTCAACGTCACGATCAACGCCCGCGACGCCGAGAGTTTCCGCCAGTCCCGGACGCAGGTCGCCAGCGACATCGCCCGAGCCGTGTCCCTCGGGCAGAGGGGGATGTGA
- a CDS encoding sulfite exporter TauE/SafE family protein produces the protein MDTEVFWLAGVFLVIAVIYAAVGQAGASGYIAIMALFGVAPLAMKTTALALNLMVAAIGTAWFMKSGRLSWRHIYPFAVLGFPFSMLGGSIQLAEGVYYPIVGAILVLSALQMARSVMKRSAGNVAPPRTPPFLAALATGALIGFVSGTTGTGGGVFLAPVIFAMRWGTAHQTAATTALYNLMNSAAALIGAYAYWDQIPASLPLWLAAVAVGGTVGAFVGSRYLSDRWLRGILAALLLASGVKLLL, from the coding sequence TTGGACACCGAAGTATTCTGGCTTGCCGGCGTCTTTCTCGTAATTGCCGTGATCTACGCCGCCGTAGGACAGGCAGGAGCGTCCGGCTATATCGCGATCATGGCACTATTCGGAGTCGCGCCGTTGGCCATGAAAACGACCGCGCTCGCCCTGAATCTCATGGTGGCCGCAATCGGCACGGCGTGGTTCATGAAGTCCGGCCGATTGTCATGGCGCCACATCTATCCATTTGCCGTTCTGGGCTTCCCGTTCTCGATGCTTGGTGGGTCGATCCAGTTGGCGGAAGGGGTGTACTACCCTATCGTCGGTGCGATCCTGGTGCTTTCCGCGTTGCAGATGGCACGATCAGTGATGAAAAGATCCGCAGGAAACGTCGCACCTCCCAGGACGCCGCCATTCCTGGCTGCTCTGGCGACAGGGGCGCTGATAGGCTTCGTATCGGGAACGACAGGGACCGGTGGCGGTGTTTTTCTCGCGCCAGTCATTTTTGCGATGAGATGGGGCACGGCGCATCAGACGGCCGCAACGACAGCGCTCTACAATCTGATGAATTCTGCGGCCGCCCTGATCGGTGCCTACGCCTATTGGGATCAGATCCCCGCATCGCTGCCCTTGTGGCTTGCGGCAGTCGCGGTTGGGGGCACAGTTGGCGCGTTCGTCGGAAGCCGATACCTCTCGGACCGCTGGCTGCGAGGCATCCTGGCCGCGCTGCTGCTGGCATCGGGGGTCAAGTTGCTATTGTAG